DNA from Paenibacillus sp. JQZ6Y-1:
CATGAATGAAATCAAGCCTACTATGACTGTATTTGCAGGAACGAATAGAGCTGGAAAAAGTACGCTCAGCATGCAAATGAGAGATTGGCTTGGTGAACTGGTTGATCCAGATCAAATCGCTAGAGAACTAAAGCCAGATAATCCGCGTAGTGCTGATTTATCTGCTGGTCGAGGGTCGAGAGGCTGTCAAACGAATCCGATCGCTGATTAAAACTGGTGCTGATTTTGCTATAGAAACGACTCTATCTGGCTCTTTCGTTTTAAAGCATATGCAAATTGACCGTGTTGCTTCTCGTGTCGAGCAGGGTGGGTATTGGATCGCAGAGGAAGATATTCGCTTTCGATATGGACAATCCCTACAGAATCTTAAACCAGCTCTAGCTATCGCAGATCAAGTCATCATTATTAATAATACATACGAGCCGTTAATTGTAGCGGAGTTAGTTCATGATAAATTAGTTTATTGTGCAGATGAGGTACCTAACTGGGCACAGGCAGTTGTTGTGAAATAATATAATGAAAAACATCTAATTTTGCTGTATACACAACTGGATGTTTTTTTGTATTCGGTGTGTCATATGTAAAAGTATTTTATCGAAGGGATAGCGATAGTTTCTTTGCTAAGTTCATGGATAAAAACGGTACTGATGTCACGCTAAATATATAACGATCCATTTTGAATGTATGGATCAGTTTACAGAATACATAGCTCCATATCATTTGCCTTTTAGCTAAAAACTTCATATGATAAAAAGATCAAAGCGAAGGAGTGAACCTATGAAATTACTTGATGGTCTCTAGCTTCCCTAAAGGAGGTTAGGGCTATGAGTAGAAGTTATAAAAAAACTCTCGTTTGTAAAGATCAAGGTACACTTTGGATGAAACGCCAGGCAAGTAAAGCAGTTCGCCGATATGCTGAGGACATAAGTAATGGAGGTAGTTATAAGAAGTTATTTTGTTCCTATAACATTTGTGATTACCGTATAGTGCAGACTTATCAACAAGCAATCGACGAATGGAATACAAGCAAGTATCTGTGGACTCATCAAAAAACATTTAAAGATTTTTTATTAAGCTGGCACAAATACTATAAAAGAAAATGAAAAAAGACCATCGGTAGGGAAGCCCGATGGTCTTTTTCTATTTCAATTTAGAGGGATTAATCATAAGTCATAAATGGAAAAGATATCTCGTCATATAATATATGCTTACGAAGAGTTGGATTTACACAGAAAAGCCCTTCAATTGAAGAAAAATATTCTGATAATGCACTTAACAAACAGTTATACGATGATAGCATATATAATCTACTGACTAGTATAACCTTTCCCTAATCCTGCCATAGCTCCTCCCTATAACCAGCCATACCTTTTCAGCTTTACATATCCCCCTTCTACTCATGCTAAAATTAACCCATACAACAACCGACGGTAAGCACCACCCAATCCAACCACAAAAACCACCCAACCAGGAGGATTTCCCACATGAGTGATAAATTCCAAATCGTAGGCAGCCTGCTTCGTCCGGCTGAACTGTTAGAATACAAAACCCAAATCGAGCACCGCGATGACATCCAGTACCCGTTCTACCAGGAATTCGATGGCTACCAGCAGTGCGAGGACCGCGCCATCCAATCCGTAATCGAAAAAGAAATCCAAAATGATCTCTCCATCATCACCGACGGTGAATATTCCAAATCCATGTGGCATCTGGACTTTGTCTGGGGCTTTGATGGCGTGGAGCGTTATATTGCAGATCATGGCTACTTTTTCCGTGATACGGACGGTAGCTCGAAGTACGAGACGCGTAAAGATATCGGTCTACGTATCACAGGCGAGCTGAGCGGCAAAAATCACCACTTTATCGAGGTATACAAAAAGCTGCAGGAGCGTGCAGGCGATCGTGAAACCAAGCTATGCGTGCCTTCGCCATCTCATATCTTCGGCGAACTATCCTGGTCGGATAATATCGGTGGTACGGACTCGGTATACAAGGATACGAAGGAACTGAAGGCTGGACTGGTGAAAGCATATAAAGAATTTGTAGATGATTTTGCGGCTGCGGGCGGCAAAATTCTGCAATTCGACGATTGCTTGTGGGAGCTATTTGCGGATGACAATCCGAACTCTCCGTATACAGGTGAGCATATCAATCAGGAGGAAGTACAAGCGCTGGCGACGGAGTTTATCGATATTAGCAATATTATCATCGACTACGGTCACAGTCTCGGTCTGAAAATGTGGACGCACAACTGCCGCGGTAACTACGATTCCCGTAATATGGGTGGTGGTTCGTATGTGAAGATCGCGAATTTGTTCCTGAAGCAACTCAAATACGACCGTTTCTTCCTCGAATGGGATGATGATCGTGCGGGTTCTCTGGAAGCGCTGGCTGTGTTTAAGGATAAGCCTAATACGGAAGTGGTGCTGGGTTTGCTGTCTTCCAAAACAAGCACACTGGACGATGAAGAGCGTGTACTGCGTTTGTTGGATGAAGCGTCTAATATTATTGAAAAAGATCGTTTGCTATTGTCTCACCAGTGCGGCTTTGCTTCCTGTGATGGTGGTAATGAGCTGACCGAGGCGGAACAGTGGGCGAAAATTAATCAAGGGCAACGGATTGCGAAGCAGTATTGGAATCAGTGATTAAGGTCATGAATCTTCTGAAAATAATATAACAGTATAGTAAAGCATACTTGTTATAAGAGAGTTAGTATTTTTCATATATACAAAATGAAGCGGACGCCGTATGGTGTCCGTTTTGCTTTGGAATCGAACATAATCTTTATCGATTTTCCAAAATAAAGGAATTACCAAGCAAGCATCGAATACACCATCCATGGAGGATGATTATATGAATATAGATCAATGGATAATTGAAGCAGATATATCTGCCATGCAGCAAGCGCTGGAGTCGGGCAGCATCACGTCTGAGCAATTGACGAAAGTGTACATACAGCGAATACATAGGCTGAATCCTCAGCTTCGCGTTGTCTTGGAAATCAATCCAGATGCGCTGGAGATTGCTATAGCTCTAGATGAAGAAAGAAAACAGCAAGGAGTTAGAGGACTGTTGCACGGCATCCCGATCCTGCTCAAAGACAATATTGATACAGCCGACAAGATGCACACGAGCGCAGGTGCTATCGCGTTGGAGAACTCTATTGCAATGACAGATTCGGCGGTCGCTGCCAATCTGCGCGCCGCAGGTGCTATTTTACTAGGAAAAGCGAATATGACGGAATGGGCGAGCTTTATGTCTCCAAAGATGTGGGCAGGATACAGCTCGCGTGGTGGATTGACGCTAAATCCGTACGGACCTGGCGAACTGTTTGTCGGTGGATCGAGTTCTGGTTCAGCGGTAGCGGTGGCGACGAATTTGGCAGCACCGGCAATTGGTACGGAAACATCCGGCTCGATTATTAGTCCAGCGAGTCAAAATAGCGTAGTGGGCTTGAAGCCTACAGTGGGGCTTGTGAGTCAGCAGGGTATCATCCCAATTACCTTTACACAGGATACAGCCGGACCAATGGGACGAACGGTGACGGATGTTGCGTTTGTATTGGGTGGTTTGGTGGAAAAGGATGGGCAGAGTAGTACAGCAAATACTGCCGAGATTCGTGCGTATGAAGATTACACCCCTTTTTTGGATATAAGCTTTTTGCAGCAAGCACGGATTGGTATACCGAGAACGTATATGAATGAGTTGGACGAAGCAAGACTACATATATTTGAAGCCGCGATTACGGTATTGAAGGAAGCAGGAGCAACGATTGTTGATCCAGTGCACCTTCCATGTGAGCAGGCGCAGTGGAATGCAGATGTGCTGCGGTATGAGTTTAAATATGCGCTGAATGCGTATTTGGAAAAGCTGCGGGAAGATGTGCCAGTGCATTCGTTGCAGGATGTGATTGCTTTTAACGAGCAGTATGGCGAGCGTGCATTAAAGTATGGGCAAAATACGCTGTATTGGTCGGAGGAGACGAGCGGGACATTGCAGGAGAAGGAGTATTTGGATAGTTTGAAGTACAATGCGGAGATGGCACGGACAAAAGGTATTGATTATGCGCTGCAAGAGCATCATTTGGATGCGTTGATGTTTCTAGGGGATATGGGAAGTGATCTTGCTGCTCGGGCAGGGTATCCGATGATTACAGTCCCTGGCGGATATGCGGATACTGGTGTAGTGGCTCCGGGTGGATATGTGACAAAGGGACCACATGGTATATCGTTTATAGGTACGGCTTGGAGTGAGCCGACTTTGATTAAGATTGCGTTTGTATTTGAGCAGATGACGAAGCACCGGGTTATGCTGGAGCTAGATGAGTTTTGATATTTTTAGAGAAATTATGATAGCGTAGTTCTGCTTTATAATAAAAATAGTGAGTATACTTATTTGTATGGAGAATATCCATGAGAATGTACATGAGTGATTACAACGATAGGATAAGGAATGAATAAAGTGAAGAATTTTGCGGAAGAGTTAGTGTATTGGTATTTGAGGTTTAATGGTTTCTTTCCACTTGCTAATTTTGTATTGCATCGCGAAGGGCTATGCGCTGGAAGTCAGAGCGCTGACGCTGATTTAATTGCTATTCGACCAAAATTTGTGTACGAAGAAATAGGGGTGGACCATAAGGATCCGATGCTTTTTAAGCATTTCAGTATGAAGACTAATATTGGTTTGATGTGTGAAGTGAAATCAGGTAATTATGTAAGTCGTGAAGATATACATCTGGGACGAAAAGAACGTATATCGTATTGCTTAAAGAGAATAGGCTTTTTCTCTAATAAAAAGTTGCAAGAGCATTCAAAGACTCTTGAGTCTCATCCTATAGCTAAAGGTGATTTTCATCAGGTAGGTAAACTTTTAGTTACAAAAAGGGAGATGCATGTGCCAGGATTTATTTGTTTATCATTAGATCATATTGAAAAGTTTATCATGGAGCGAATCAGTCTTTTTTCTCGCGAAAAAGATGGAGCCAAACTTCATTTCGATTCTGACATGCTTCAGTATATGATCTGGAAACATAATATGTAGATCTAGCATACAAGGAAAGACCGCCCAATCAGCGGTCTTTTTTAATTGTTTGCCTTCATCTCCATTTCATAATCAGTAGGTTCCAACCGTTTGATGACATGCGTTTGCAGAGAGGGCAATATGAGGCAAATAGATGCCATTTGTCCGGCTTCTTTGGAACTGTAGTCTTACGGCTGTTCCAACGCCTCATCAGTTATAAAGCATGATTATTTCGTTGTATGTAACCACTCTTTAAGCATACGAATAATAGGATCGGCATAATCCGAAGAGGTAGAACGCAGCCAATTATACAGAGGTCCTTCCAGAAAGCCCTGTAATGCTGCGACCGATTGTTGAGTAGTCAAGACCCATTCATGATTGGTATACACGATGGGAATGTTTTCAGGATGAGCACGATCTAGACGATCTGGCCAGACGTACACATGATTTTCGTCATACGTTAACGTGGGATCAGGATCGTGTCCCATCCATGGACTGATTTTCTTGTCGAGACAGACTAAGAATTCATTGATATCCTCTATGCCGCCGCAGCAGCTCGGTAGTATGTAGCGGTCTTCATTTTCAAAAAACGCGATTCCGCCTGGCATAATGAAACCTTCTTGTTGCGACAGCTCCTTTAGGGCGGTCTGTGCGGATTGGGACATATCTATGTCATGATATCCTAGTAGCACTCTCATAAACCATTCCACTTCTGGCTCGCTTGCCTGCGGAGTCAATGCCATATAAGGTTTCCATGGAAGGTCATGCTTCATCCATTTTGGACGCTCGTAATAAGGTTCGATAGTAATGACGGCTTTAGTATAAGGCATATGGTACCTCCTGTTGAAATGCGGAAAACTCCATACGACGTTTAAACCTAAGAGTCCAATTCAAGCCAGAATCTGATGTGCTTGATCTTCTCGAATTGCATATCTGTATACAGCTTGTCTCCAAACTCTATCTGAACATAGTCTTCCAGATCGACACCGTAAGGAATCACATCGGTCTGGTGTACAGACAATACAGGATTGCCGACTTCATGCGGCTCGGTTGGCATGTAGCGATGACCGTAGATAGGAATGAGCTTTGGTAATTGGGAATACTGTTGTCTGGCGATCTCCTGAGCTGCTTGGTGGTTCGCAGGACGCTCTCCCCATGCTGGATACCAGAAGGAATTATATTGGATGTCAAATAGGATACCTTCCAACGGTGCGTTCAAATACTGTTGCATCAAAGCGATTCCTCGTTTTGAAAAATCTCCCCATATCGGAAAACCCCTACCAGTTGGCTGAACCTGTGACAGCAATTGGCGCAGATCCGGTGGGAAACGGAATTGGTAGAAGGTTTCGATGGTATGAATTGTTTCGTCAGACAGACCGGGATGCAGGCTAACCTCGTTCGATGTCAGCAATTGTTTGATTTTGGATATGTTCATGGATATGTAGGTGCTCCTTATGAGGTTATGAATATAGACGAATAGACGCTTGGAAAAGCATAGGATTTGCTATTTCGTTATCTGTTGTACTGACTCTACTTTTTTTACAATTCATACTGTTCTCTGTTCTCTGTTCTCTGTTCTCTGTTCTCTGTTCTCTGTTCTCTGTTCTCTGTGTCTATTGTCTTTACATGTATACTGCATAGAACTCTGGCAAACTTGGTTTCGCACTAGGCAGTCCTTTATAATAAGAAACCAGTACACATGCAAGCAGAAGGAGAACCTATACATCATGGATTTGATCAGACAACAGCTTCAACATTTGGGCATGAATGACGCGGTGATTGGTTATGCTGCCAATAGTATTATGATACTGTTCATCGCCGTCGTTTGTATTCTTGCCAACTGGATTACGCAGAAAATCGTGCTTAAAACGATTATACACATCGCCAACAACAATCGGTATACATGGGACGACATCATTGTGGAGAAAAAGGTCTTTCACAAGCTGTCCCATCTCGTACCAGCGATTATTATTTACTATGCCGCATCGGTCTTCCCATCGTATCAAGAGCTGATCGAAAAAGCTGCAATGACGTATATGATTGTGGTGGCGATTACGGTATTCGATGCGCTGCTGAATGCCTTTGATGCGATCTATCGTTCGTTTGAAGTATCCAAGATTCGTCCGATTCGTGGGTACATTCAGGTGGCGAAGATTGTGTTGTTTATTATCGGGGGCATCATTGTTATCTCGAATCTGATCGGGCAAAATCCGCTTATTATTCTCAGCGGACTTGGCGCGCTGTCGGCGGTGTTGATGCTCATTTTCAAGGATTCGATTCTCGGTTTGGTTGCTGGTATCCAGCTGTCATCCAACGATATGGTACGGGTGGGTGACTGGATTGAGATGCCCAAGTACAATGCCGATGGCGATGTGATCGACATTACGCTGAATACGGTGAAGGTAATGAATTTTGATAAGACGATTACGATGATTCCGAGCTATGCTCTGATCTCGGATTCGTTTCGCAACTGGCGCGGGATGCAGGTGTCGGGTGGTCGGCGGATCAAGCGCAGTGTGCAGATCGATACGAGCAGTATTACCTTTTGCACACCAGAGATGATCCAAGAATTTCGGAAAATTCATTATCTCGTCGATTATCTGGATAGCAAGGTAGCGGAGATTGAGGCGTACAATGCAGAGCGTCAGATTAACCGGGAGAGTAAGGTGAATGGAAGACAACTGACGAATATTGGGGTGTTTCGGGAATATGTGTATCGGTATCTCAAAAACCATCCGGGTATTCACAGCAATATGACGCTGATCGTGCGTCAATTGGCGCCTGCGGATAATGGGCTGCCGCTGGAGATTTATGCGTTCAGCAGCGATACGACGTGGGCGGTGTATGAAGGGGTGCAGGCAGATATTTTTGACCATATCTTCGCGGTGGCTCCAACGTTTGGACTGCGCACATTCCAGAATCCGACTGGGCATGATATTGGGCGGCTCAAGGAGAAGTCACTGTTGGTGCAAGGGGATTGATTGGATTAAGACAAGGTGGAAGTGAAGTGGATATGTAGAATTACACGCTGTACACGTAAAAGCCATTCATCTCTCAATGAGCAGATGAATGGCTTTTATGCTAATAGGAATGACAGTGGAGACTTTAGTATAACAAGCTTTTAGCATAAATAGACGTTTTATAAAACGGTGTAAGGGAATCTGTATATGCTGAAGTCGATTCCCTTATTTTCGTTTCTAATACATATATGATTGCATGTTTGAAAAGAGTCATACATATTCTGATACCCCATATCTTCATCCTGATCCACAAAAAATGAAACCTCTCTCCCACGATTCGGGTACAATATTACATATACCTTTCCGAAAGGAGATAACGGACATGAGTATTTGGAGTAGGTTTAGAGACGTAATGAAGGCGAATCTGCACAGCATACTAGAGCGGTCGGATGATCCTGAGCGCACGGCAAGGCAATATATGCAGCAGCTAACGAGCGATATAGGACAGGTGAAGGCGGAGACGGCAGCCGTGCTGGCGGAGGAAAGTCGCAGCAAGCGCGCGCTCGACGAGAGTAGCGGGGAGATTGCCAAATTACAACGGTATGCCGAGAAGTCGGTGCAAAATGGTGATTCGGATGGCGCACTTCGTTTTCTGGAAAAGAAAGAGCAGCTGGCGCAAAAGCATAGCGAGCTACAAGCCGCTCATGAACGTGCAGCCGCTAAGGCAGATGTAATGCGGCAGATGCAGATCAAGCTGACGAGCGATCTGAACACCCTACAAACTCGCTACGCCGACATCCAAAGCAAGCTAAACCAAGCGCAAACGCTTCAGCAAAGCACTAACGCTAACACCTTCGCTGGCGCTAGCGATGCGCTGAATAGTATGCAGCAAAAGGCGAATCAAGCACTTAACGAAGCGGAAGCGCTCGCTGAAGTGCGCGGTAGCGCTCAGCCGGAGGAAGATCTGGATGTGCTGATTGCCCGCTTGGAGCAGCAAATGAACGCACAACCTGACAATATGAGTACGACTGCAGCTACACCACAGGACGAATTAGCCGCGATCCAACAACAATACAAAGGCTAGACTATATCTTTGTTCTTTGTTATATGACGAAATAAGATGCAGGGATCTAGTTGCTGTTCCACCTGTACAGTCCAGCATTTCAAACCGAGGTGAATCTATTCATGCCCGTTATTGATTACAAATGTCCCAACTGCGGCAGCAGCATGATGTTCGATAGCAATACTGGTATGCTGTCCTGTCCAAGCTGCGGCAGGCAGGATAATATCGAACAGCTGCCCGATCCATTGAAAAAGGTCGTCTTTACTGGCGACGAAGTAAAAGAATACCACTGTCCGAACTGCGGCGCTGATCTGGTGACCGAGCCGGAGACGAGTGCAACGACGTGTAGCTTTTGCGGTTCACCTGTGGTGCTGAGTGAGCGGTTAAGTGGTCAGCTTGCGCCAGTGAGTGTGATTCCTTTTTCCATTAGTAAGCAGCAAGCAGAGCAGGCATTCAAGAAATGGTGTCGTAACGGACTGCTTACGCCAGCTGGCTTTATGTCTGCCGACCGGATCAAAAGCATGACTGGCATGTATGTGCCATTCTGGTTATATGAGTTACATAATATTGCGGAGGCGCGCGGGCATGCGACCCGAGTGCGCAGCTACACGCAGGGCGATTATCATTACACGGAAACCCAGCACTACGAGTTTTACCGACGTATGCGGCTGCACTACGTCAATCTGCCCGTCGATGCCTCCGAGAAAATGAACGACCAGCTCATGGATAAGCTGGAGCCTTTTCCATATGCTCAATTAAAGGACTTTAAAACGCCATATCTGGCGGGCTATATTGCTGAAAAATACAACTACGACGATAACGATCTATTACCGCGTGCCAAGGACAAAACAATTCCATATATTGATTCATCTATTGCCTCTACCGTTACGGGCTATTCCAGCGTGAGCTATACCGACCGACAGGTGGACACGACGGTGCGGCGTGCAGATTATGTGCTGCTGCCAGTGTGGATGGTGAATTATGACTTTGACCACAAAGAATATCTGTTTGCGATGAATGGTCAGACTGGCAAGGTGGTCGGCAAGCCGCCACTCAGCAAGGGCAAGATATTTGCTTGGTTTGCTGGAATTAGCGCTGTATCGCTCGTATGTCTGAAGACCGTTTCTTGGGCGCTGGGAGGTGGATTCTTTTGACGAAGGAGCGGAATGAGCCTTTTTATAACAGCAACCAGATGAAGATGGAAGGCAAAAAGATAATCATGCCTACTCGCATAGATGCCAAACGCAAATG
Protein-coding regions in this window:
- a CDS encoding TFIIB-type zinc ribbon-containing protein, whose translation is MPVIDYKCPNCGSSMMFDSNTGMLSCPSCGRQDNIEQLPDPLKKVVFTGDEVKEYHCPNCGADLVTEPETSATTCSFCGSPVVLSERLSGQLAPVSVIPFSISKQQAEQAFKKWCRNGLLTPAGFMSADRIKSMTGMYVPFWLYELHNIAEARGHATRVRSYTQGDYHYTETQHYEFYRRMRLHYVNLPVDASEKMNDQLMDKLEPFPYAQLKDFKTPYLAGYIAEKYNYDDNDLLPRAKDKTIPYIDSSIASTVTGYSSVSYTDRQVDTTVRRADYVLLPVWMVNYDFDHKEYLFAMNGQTGKVVGKPPLSKGKIFAWFAGISAVSLVCLKTVSWALGGGFF
- a CDS encoding amidase family protein; the protein is MNIDQWIIEADISAMQQALESGSITSEQLTKVYIQRIHRLNPQLRVVLEINPDALEIAIALDEERKQQGVRGLLHGIPILLKDNIDTADKMHTSAGAIALENSIAMTDSAVAANLRAAGAILLGKANMTEWASFMSPKMWAGYSSRGGLTLNPYGPGELFVGGSSSGSAVAVATNLAAPAIGTETSGSIISPASQNSVVGLKPTVGLVSQQGIIPITFTQDTAGPMGRTVTDVAFVLGGLVEKDGQSSTANTAEIRAYEDYTPFLDISFLQQARIGIPRTYMNELDEARLHIFEAAITVLKEAGATIVDPVHLPCEQAQWNADVLRYEFKYALNAYLEKLREDVPVHSLQDVIAFNEQYGERALKYGQNTLYWSEETSGTLQEKEYLDSLKYNAEMARTKGIDYALQEHHLDALMFLGDMGSDLAARAGYPMITVPGGYADTGVVAPGGYVTKGPHGISFIGTAWSEPTLIKIAFVFEQMTKHRVMLELDEF
- a CDS encoding SMI1/KNR4 family protein, coding for MNISKIKQLLTSNEVSLHPGLSDETIHTIETFYQFRFPPDLRQLLSQVQPTGRGFPIWGDFSKRGIALMQQYLNAPLEGILFDIQYNSFWYPAWGERPANHQAAQEIARQQYSQLPKLIPIYGHRYMPTEPHEVGNPVLSVHQTDVIPYGVDLEDYVQIEFGDKLYTDMQFEKIKHIRFWLELDS
- a CDS encoding PspA/IM30 family protein is translated as MSIWSRFRDVMKANLHSILERSDDPERTARQYMQQLTSDIGQVKAETAAVLAEESRSKRALDESSGEIAKLQRYAEKSVQNGDSDGALRFLEKKEQLAQKHSELQAAHERAAAKADVMRQMQIKLTSDLNTLQTRYADIQSKLNQAQTLQQSTNANTFAGASDALNSMQQKANQALNEAEALAEVRGSAQPEEDLDVLIARLEQQMNAQPDNMSTTAATPQDELAAIQQQYKG
- a CDS encoding cobalamin-independent methionine synthase II family protein; protein product: MSDKFQIVGSLLRPAELLEYKTQIEHRDDIQYPFYQEFDGYQQCEDRAIQSVIEKEIQNDLSIITDGEYSKSMWHLDFVWGFDGVERYIADHGYFFRDTDGSSKYETRKDIGLRITGELSGKNHHFIEVYKKLQERAGDRETKLCVPSPSHIFGELSWSDNIGGTDSVYKDTKELKAGLVKAYKEFVDDFAAAGGKILQFDDCLWELFADDNPNSPYTGEHINQEEVQALATEFIDISNIIIDYGHSLGLKMWTHNCRGNYDSRNMGGGSYVKIANLFLKQLKYDRFFLEWDDDRAGSLEALAVFKDKPNTEVVLGLLSSKTSTLDDEERVLRLLDEASNIIEKDRLLLSHQCGFASCDGGNELTEAEQWAKINQGQRIAKQYWNQ
- a CDS encoding mechanosensitive ion channel family protein, coding for MDLIRQQLQHLGMNDAVIGYAANSIMILFIAVVCILANWITQKIVLKTIIHIANNNRYTWDDIIVEKKVFHKLSHLVPAIIIYYAASVFPSYQELIEKAAMTYMIVVAITVFDALLNAFDAIYRSFEVSKIRPIRGYIQVAKIVLFIIGGIIVISNLIGQNPLIILSGLGALSAVLMLIFKDSILGLVAGIQLSSNDMVRVGDWIEMPKYNADGDVIDITLNTVKVMNFDKTITMIPSYALISDSFRNWRGMQVSGGRRIKRSVQIDTSSITFCTPEMIQEFRKIHYLVDYLDSKVAEIEAYNAERQINRESKVNGRQLTNIGVFREYVYRYLKNHPGIHSNMTLIVRQLAPADNGLPLEIYAFSSDTTWAVYEGVQADIFDHIFAVAPTFGLRTFQNPTGHDIGRLKEKSLLVQGD